Proteins encoded in a region of the Camelus bactrianus isolate YW-2024 breed Bactrian camel chromosome 36, ASM4877302v1, whole genome shotgun sequence genome:
- the OOEP gene encoding oocyte-expressed protein homolog isoform X2: MGDPGGAAQAQEGERTAPAQGDGLLMLPPRVLVRPWWFPAEDLEDPLVFYLEAWLADQIFGPELEILPEIQWMSQALLSVNTVKSGTFVEISVFGRPRVQLHVKSVILSLALRHKEHRAAGPRFKASTLRNDVDSTPCPPTPVKE, encoded by the exons ATGGGCGACCCCGGAGGGGCTGCACAGGCCCAGGAGGGAGAACGGACGGCGCCCGCCCAGGGCGACGGGCTGTTGATGTTGCCGCCACGGGTTCTCGTCCGACCGTGGTGGTTCCCCGCCGAGGACCTGGAAGACCCGCTGGTGTTTTACTTGGAGGCATGGCTGGCCGATCAGATCTTCG GCCCAGAGCTAGAAATCCTTCCAGAGATACAGTGGATGAGCCAGGCCCTGCTTTCAGTGAACACAGTGAAATCCGGGACCTTCGTTGAAATCAGCGTCTTTGGAAGGCCCCGTGTACAACTTCACGTGAAGAGCGTGATCCTGAGCCTGGCGTTGAGGCACAAGGAACATCGTGCTGCAG GTCCGAGGTTCAAAGCTTCCACCCTGAGAAATGATGTTGACAGCAccccctgtcccccaacccccgtGAAGGAGTAG
- the OOEP gene encoding oocyte-expressed protein homolog isoform X1, producing the protein MGDPGGAAQAQEGERTAPAQGDGLLMLPPRVLVRPWWFPAEDLEDPLVFYLEAWLADQIFGPELEILPEIQWMSQALLSVNTVKSGTFVEISVFGRPRVQLHVKSVILSLALRHKEHRAAGNMDTGICMHRGKTMRGHREKVASCEAWRGASNKPNLLTSCSWASRL; encoded by the exons ATGGGCGACCCCGGAGGGGCTGCACAGGCCCAGGAGGGAGAACGGACGGCGCCCGCCCAGGGCGACGGGCTGTTGATGTTGCCGCCACGGGTTCTCGTCCGACCGTGGTGGTTCCCCGCCGAGGACCTGGAAGACCCGCTGGTGTTTTACTTGGAGGCATGGCTGGCCGATCAGATCTTCG GCCCAGAGCTAGAAATCCTTCCAGAGATACAGTGGATGAGCCAGGCCCTGCTTTCAGTGAACACAGTGAAATCCGGGACCTTCGTTGAAATCAGCGTCTTTGGAAGGCCCCGTGTACAACTTCACGTGAAGAGCGTGATCCTGAGCCTGGCGTTGAGGCACAAGGAACATCGTGCTGCAG gaaatatggACACAGGGATTTgcatgcacagaggaaagaccatgagaggacacagggagaaggtggccagcTGTGAGGCGTGGAGAGGGGCCTCGAACAAACCGAACCTGCTGACATCTTGCTCTTGGGCCTCTAGACTCTAg